One Ricinus communis isolate WT05 ecotype wild-type chromosome 1, ASM1957865v1, whole genome shotgun sequence DNA window includes the following coding sequences:
- the LOC8281832 gene encoding 2-hydroxy-palmitic acid dioxygenase mpo1, whose amino-acid sequence MNKINNRQTTSTLTSRAAEGNDWLQSLAYRTKPAFHGFSVSMTDQSMKISPYYYSLKIYHNTFFFFFTKPDKTHYSFPRKAINFLPNSLSFFRFSLKSIMGKSGFFDLEKHFAFYGAYHSNPVNVLIHMIFVWPIFFTALLILYFTPSVFNLKMSLLCHGDIVLLFNFGFLFALIYALFYIFLDAKAGSLAALLCAFCWVASCSLARWLGFSLAWKVVLVAQIVCWTGQFIGHGVFEKRAPALLDNLAQAFIMAPFFVLLEALQIFFVYEPYPGFHANVQVKIEAEINQWQEKKEKLLA is encoded by the exons atgaataaaataaataacaggcAAACAACTTCGACTTTGACAAGTAGAGCAGCAGAAGGAAACGATTGGCTTCAGTCATTAGCATACAGGACCAAACCAGCCTTTCATGGCTTCTCTGTTTCCATGACTGATCAGTCTATgaaaatatccccatattattATTCTCTAAAGATCTATCATAAtaccttcttctttttttttacaaaaccAGATAAAACCCATTATTCTTTTCCAAGAAAAGCCATCAACTTTCTTCCaaattctctctctttctttcgcTTTTCCTTGAAATCCATAATGGGAAAGTCTGGATTTTTTGATTTAGAGAAGCATTTTGCATTCTATGGGGCGTATCATAGTAACCCAGTAAACGTATTGATTCATATGATATTTGTTTGGCCAATCTTTTTCACTGCTCTTCTTATCCTTTACTTCACACCTTCTGTATTTAATCTAAAGATGTCTCTTTTATGCCATGGTGATATTGttcttcttttcaattttggcTTCTTGTTTGCTTTGATTTATGCCTTGTTTTATATCTTTCTTGATGCTAAAGCTGGTTCCTTGGCGGCTCTGCTGTGTGCTTTTTGTTGGGTGGCTAGTTGTTCTTTAGCTAGGTGGCTTGGGTTTTCCCTTGCTTGGAAG GTCGTTTTGGTGGCTCAAATTGTTTGTTGGACTGGACAATTCATTGGTCATGGGGTCTTTGAG AAAAGAGCACCTGCTCTTCTGGACAATCTTGCTCAAGCATTTATAATGGCTCCCTTCTTTGTGCTGCTGGAG GCTCTTCAAATCTTCTTTGTTTACGAGCCATATCCAGGGTTTCATGCAAATGTTCAAGTGAAGATTGAAGCTGAAATCAATCAGTGGCaagagaagaaggagaagttGCTTGCTTAA
- the LOC8281830 gene encoding casparian strip membrane protein 4: MKTGSVEAGEQASEDATPKRGKKLNRGILILDLVLRVFGAICTLGSAVAMGTTSQTLPSSSQFFRFRAKYNDLPMFMFFVIANSIVCAYLVLSLRLSIFHIIRSAGIITRIILVTFDMVMLVLLTCGASAATSIDYLAHKGNASANWLPFCVRFSHFCNRISGSLIGSFFSIIIFMLLVILSAVSQFSICN, from the exons ATGAAGACAGGATCAGTGGAGGCTGGTGAACAAGCATCGGAGGATGCAACCCCGAAACGCGGGAAGAAGCTGAACAGAGGGATTCTGATACTAGACCTCGTTTTAAGAGTTTTTGGAGCTATTTGCACCTTAGGAAGTGCGGTTGCCATGGGAACTACGAGTCAAACACTTCCATCTTCGTCTCAATTCTTCAGATTCAGGGCCAAGTACAATGATCTGCCAATGTTTAT GTTCTTCGTGATTGCCAACTCTATTGTATGTGCATATCTTGTTCTTTCTCTTCGCCTGTCTATCTTCCATATCATCAGAAGCGCGGGGATAATCACTCGGATCATCTTAGTCACCTTTGATATG GTTATGCTGGTTCTTCTCACTTGTGGGGCTTCTGCTGCAACAAGCATCGACTACTTAGCACACAAAGGGAACGCTAGCGCTAATTGGCTCCCGTTTTGCGTGCGTTTCAGTCACTTCTGCAACCGAATATCTGGTTCCCTTATAGGATCTTTCTTCTCAATAATCATTTTTATGCTGCTTGTCATTTTATCAGCTGTGTCTCAATTTTCAATATGCAATTAA
- the LOC8281831 gene encoding photosynthetic NDH subunit of lumenal location 2, chloroplastic, with product MNSLLTNTTTTIFHAQSTHHFKHSIPTLKASVSPQETNVTSASRRKIFITTFLATSLAQVQQSPPALAENWGVRSFIWERFFEPDLSPEDSVARIRQTAEGLHSIRNMLETMSWRYVIFYIRLKQSYLSKDLKIAMSTLPKGRWNEYVELANVLVENMAKLDQYVRSPKVYESYLYYEKTLKAIDDVVTYLA from the exons ATGAACAGTCTCCTCACAAACACCACTACTACTATCTTCCATGCCCAGAGCACCCACCATTTCAAACACTCGATCCCAACTCTCAAGGCCTCAGTCTCACCCCAGGAAACTAATGTCACCAGTGCATCAAGGAGAAAAATCTTTATAACAACATTTCTTGCCACTTCACTGGCGCAAGTTCAACAGTCTCCTCCAGCACTGGCTGAGAATTGGGGTGTTCGTTCTTTTATATGGGAACGTTTCTTTGAACCTGATTTATCACCTGAAGATTCAGTTGCAAGAATCAGACAGACTGCTGAAGGGTTACATAGTATTAGGAATATGCTAGAAACCATGTCTTGGAGGTATGTCATATTCTACATTAGGCTAAAGCAATCTTATCTTTCGAAAGATTTGAAAATTGCCATGTCTACTCTGCCTAAAGGTCGCTGGAATGAGTATGTTGAGTTGGCCAACGTCTTGGTTGAAAATATGGCGAAG CTTGATCAATACGTTCGGTCGCCAAAAGTATACGAGTCGTATCTATACTACGAGAAGACGCTGAAGGCCATAGATGATGTTGTGACATATTTGGCAtaa